The Bradysia coprophila strain Holo2 chromosome II, BU_Bcop_v1, whole genome shotgun sequence genome has a segment encoding these proteins:
- the LOC119066797 gene encoding T-complex protein 1 subunit gamma, with amino-acid sequence MFGGQPIIVLSQNTKRESGRKVQLENIAAGKAIADVIRTCLGPQAMLKMLMDPMGGIVMTNDGNAILREITVQHPAAKSMIEIARTQDEEVGDGTTSVIVLAGEMLAVAEPFLSQQIHPTVIIRTFRKALEDIVELLDTKLCIQLDPLDETRLKEVVKSCVGTKFIGRWSELAVEIALDAVKTVRLTENGRTEVDIKRYAKVEMVPGGSIEDSCVLKGVMINKDITHPKMRRTIKNPRIVLLDCSLEYKKGESQTNVEIIAEQDFTRMLQIEEEHVARICADIIAVKPDLVFTEKGVSDLAQHYLIKAGITAIRRLRKTDNLRIARACGATIVNRTEELTEKDVGTGCGLFEVRKLGDEYFTFITDCKDPKACTILLRGASKDVLKETDRNLQDALHVAKNLVLEPRLVPGGGAIEMALSRALIQKDPQNRAVAQALEIIPRTLAQNCGANTIRTLTALRAEHASHNKPDVCTWGIDGETGQLVDMKERGIWEPLSVKLQVYKTAVETAILLLRIDDIVSGSKKRGGNEGPTPSQMAAGAE; translated from the exons atgtttggcGGACAACCCATTATTGTTTTGA GCCAGAACACAAAGCGTGAATCCGGACGCAAAGTGCAGCTGGAAAACATTGCGGCCGGAAAG GCAATCGCTGACGTTATTCGAACATGTCTCGGACCGCAAGCgatgttgaaaatgttgatgGATCCAATGGGTGGTATTGTGATGACTAATGACGGCAACGCAATTTTACGTGAAATAACCGTTCAACATCCAGCGGCTAAAAGCATGATTGAAATCGCCCGCACACAAGACGAAGAGGTTGGCGATGGAACAACGTCGGTTATTGTATTGGCCGGTGAAATGTTGGCTGTGGCAGAACCATTTTTGTCCCAACAAATTCATCCCACTGTCATCATTCGAACGTTCCGGAAGGCATTGGAAGATATCGTTGAATTGCTTGACACGAAATTGTGTATTCAATTGGATCCGTTGGACGAGACCCGTTTGAAGGAAGTCGTTAAGTCTTGTGTCGGAACTAAATTCATTGGCCGCTGGTCGGAATTGGCTGTTGAAATAGCCTTGGATGCCGTTAAAACGGTTAGGTTGACGGAAAATGGTCGAACGGAAGTGGACATCAAACGTTATGCCAAAGTTGAAATGGTTCCCGGTGGATCGATTGAAGATTCGTGTGTGTTGAAAGGTGTCATGATCAACAAGGACATTACACACCCTAAAATGCGTCGTACGATCAAAAATCCACGAATTGTCTTGTTGGACTGTTCGTTGGAATATAAAAAGGGCGAAAGCCAAACGAATGTTGAAATCATTGCCGAACAGGACTTCACCCGAATGTTACAGATCGAAGAGGAGCATGTGGCTAGAATATGCGCTGACATCATTGCTGTGAAACCAGATTTAGTGTTCACTGAGAAAGGTGTGTCTGACTTAGCTCAGCATTACCTGATTAAGGCTGGAATCACCGCCATTCGTCGATTAAGGAAGACCGACAATCTTCGTATTGCTCGCGCTTGCGGTGCTACCATTGTAAATCGTACGGAAGAGTTAACAGAAAAGGATGTTGGTACCGGTTGCGGATTGTTCGAGGTGAGGAAATTGGGAGACGAGTACTTCACATTTATTACCGATTGCAAAGATCCGAAGGCTTGCACAATTCTTCTACGTGGTGCGTCCAAAGATGTTCTCAAGGAAACCGATCGTAATCTTCAAGATGCTCTTCATGTTGCAAAGAATTTGGTATTGGAACCAAGACTTGTACCAGGCGGCGGTGCTATTGAAATGGCTCTGTCACGTGCTTTGATCCAAAAAGATCCACAAAATCGTGCCGTTGCCCAGGCATTGGAGATAATTCCACGAACTTTGGCCCAGAATTGTGGTGCAAATACCATTCGCACGCTGACTGCATTGAGAGCCGAACATGCTTCACATAACAAACCGGATGTTTGTACATGGGGAATCGATGGCGAGACCGGTCAATTGGTCGACATGAAAGAACGCGGCATTTGGGAACCGTTGTCGGTGAAATTGCAAGTTTACAAGACAGCTGTTGAGACGGCAATTCTTCTGTTGCGTATCGACGATATTGTGTCGGGTTCGAAGAAACGTGGTGGAAATGAAGGTCCTACACCTAGTCAGATGGCTGCTGGTGcagaataa
- the LOC119067084 gene encoding secretory carrier-associated membrane protein 5 codes for MDKFDENPFGEPNIDNPFADPVVATTPVRSNAVNQAIVVLDDYHPFENENAKPNKFSDGNVGQQPQIPAYNQSSRQAYGTQGAPQISTAELQRQQEELERRAADIERREAELRRNNTNGVRRNNWPPLPEKCCFQPCFYQDIAVEIPIEFQKIVRHLYYLWMFYALVMATNIVGAMILMFHSGQYATFGLAIMYAALFTPLSFMCWYRPAYKAFRSDSSFNFMVFFFIFFFQMIMLIIQTIGIPNSGYIGFITALSQFDGTPGGIIVGLLCLCIAISFATAAAGNVMLLTKIHAIYRHSDSVSIGKAQAEFTNEFIHNQHVQRAAANATAAAVSSQMNSPTNRY; via the exons ATGGACAAATTTGACGAGAACCCTTTCGGTGAACCAAATATTGATAATCCCTTCGCA GATCCGGTTGTTGCCACAACACCCGTTCGATCGAATGCGGTGAATCAAGCCATAGTAGTACTGGACGACTATCATCCGTTCGAGAATGAAAATGCGAAACCAAACAAATTTAGTGATGGCAATGTTGGACAACAACCACAAATTCCTGCATACAATCAATCATCACGACAAGCATATGGTACACAAGGTGCACCACAAATTTCGACGGCTGAATTACAG CGTCAACAAGAAGAACTGGAGCGTAGAGCTGCCGATATCGAAAGACGTGAGGCTGAATTGAGACGGAACAATACCAATGGCGTTAGACGCAACAATTGGCCTCCATTGCCAGAGAAATGCTGTTTTCAGCCGTGCTTCTACCAGGACATAGCGGTAGAGATTCCGATAGAGTTCCAAAAAATTGTCCGGCATCTGTACTACCTATGGATGT TTTACGCTCTTGTGATGGCCACAAACATCGTGGGAGCGATGATACTTATGTTCCACAGTGGCCAGTATGCCACATTCGGTTTGGCCATCATGTACGCAGCCTTGTTTACACCTTTGTCTTTCATGTGCTG GTACCGTCCAGCCTACAAAGCATTCCGCAGTGATTCTAGTTTCAACTTCATGgtctttttcttcattttctttttccaaatgatAATGTTGATTATTCAGACGATTGGCATACCTAACTCAGGATACATCGGTTTCATAACtg CTCTAAGTCAATTTGACGGTACGCCTGGAGGAATTATTGTTGGATTGTTATGTCTGTGCATTGCTATCTCCTTTGCCACTGCCGCAGCTGGAAATGTGATGTTATTGACAAAG ATTCACGCAATCTACAGACATTCGGACTCGGTTAGTATTGGTAAAGCTCAGGCTGAATTTACGAACGAGTTCATTCACAACCAACATGTCCAAAGAGCCGCTGCGAATGCCACTGCCGCTGCGGTTAGTTCACAAATGAATAGTCCAACGAATCGGTATTGA